The Legionella sp. PATHC032 genome has a window encoding:
- the typA gene encoding translational GTPase TypA, with protein sequence MIEKIRNIAIIAHVDHGKTTLVDKLLQQTGTLNERAPKVERVMDSNALEKERGITILAKNTCVYWKGYQINIVDTPGHADFGGEVERILSMVDSVLLLVDAVDGPMPQTRFVTQKAFARGLNPIVVINKIDRPGARPDWVMDQVFDLFDNLGANDTQLDFPVVYTSALNGYAKLNLEDNTTDMTALLQTIIDKVTPPCVDANGPFQMQISSLDYSSYVGTIGIGRITRGQIKAKSSVKIIDKDGNMRSGRLLQLLGFKGLERVEVEEASAGDIIAITGIENLNISDTICDPNQVEALPALLVDEPTISMTFQVNDSPLAGQEGKYVTSRKIRERLNTELLHNVALRVEDSDDPDKFRVSGRGELHLSILIETMRREGYELAISKPEVIIREVNGEQQEPYEHLTVDVEENHQGTIMEKLGERRGEMQNMVPDGKGRVRLDYIIPTRGLIGFHNEFLSCTSGTGLMYHVFDHYGPLIKGRIGKRINGVMIANCPGTARAFALFNLQERGRLFLEPQSVCYEGMIVGIHARDNDLVVNVTKEKQLTNIRASGSDENIILTPPVKLSLEQALEFIDDDELVEVTPLSIRLRKKFLKEHDRKKASRTATNEE encoded by the coding sequence ATGATTGAAAAAATTCGCAATATTGCCATTATTGCTCACGTTGACCATGGCAAAACTACTCTTGTTGACAAGCTCTTGCAACAAACTGGAACGCTAAATGAGAGAGCTCCAAAAGTTGAACGCGTGATGGACTCCAATGCGCTTGAAAAAGAGCGCGGCATTACGATCTTAGCCAAAAACACTTGTGTGTACTGGAAAGGTTATCAAATTAATATTGTAGATACCCCAGGACATGCGGATTTTGGCGGTGAAGTAGAGCGTATTCTTTCTATGGTCGACAGCGTTTTGTTACTGGTCGATGCAGTTGACGGTCCCATGCCACAAACCCGCTTCGTCACCCAGAAAGCATTTGCCCGTGGCTTAAACCCCATTGTCGTTATTAATAAAATTGACCGTCCAGGAGCAAGACCTGATTGGGTGATGGATCAAGTGTTTGACTTGTTTGATAACTTAGGCGCCAATGATACCCAACTGGACTTTCCTGTAGTTTATACCTCCGCTTTAAATGGCTATGCCAAACTTAATTTGGAAGACAATACTACGGACATGACTGCCTTACTGCAAACGATCATAGACAAAGTCACACCACCTTGTGTCGATGCGAATGGTCCGTTTCAAATGCAAATCAGTTCTCTCGATTATTCTTCTTACGTTGGCACCATAGGCATTGGACGTATTACTCGAGGGCAAATTAAGGCAAAATCTTCGGTAAAAATTATTGATAAAGACGGTAATATGCGCAGCGGGCGACTCCTCCAGCTACTAGGATTCAAAGGACTGGAACGGGTTGAAGTAGAGGAGGCCAGCGCCGGTGATATTATTGCGATAACCGGAATTGAGAACCTGAATATATCCGACACGATTTGTGATCCCAATCAGGTAGAGGCATTACCAGCGCTTTTAGTAGATGAACCTACAATCAGTATGACTTTTCAGGTTAATGACTCGCCACTGGCCGGTCAAGAAGGTAAATACGTCACATCAAGAAAAATCCGTGAACGCTTAAATACAGAATTACTGCATAATGTGGCGCTTCGCGTAGAAGACAGCGATGACCCCGATAAATTCAGAGTTTCTGGTCGTGGGGAATTACACTTGTCGATTCTCATTGAAACGATGCGACGTGAAGGCTATGAATTGGCAATAAGCAAACCGGAAGTGATTATTCGCGAAGTCAATGGCGAACAACAGGAACCTTATGAGCACCTAACCGTTGATGTTGAGGAAAACCATCAAGGGACCATTATGGAAAAATTAGGCGAACGCCGAGGGGAAATGCAAAATATGGTTCCTGATGGCAAAGGCCGAGTACGCCTGGATTACATCATACCTACCCGGGGATTAATCGGTTTTCATAATGAATTTTTATCCTGCACTTCAGGTACTGGATTAATGTATCATGTCTTTGATCACTATGGCCCGTTGATTAAAGGGCGCATCGGAAAGCGTATCAATGGCGTCATGATAGCTAATTGCCCTGGAACTGCCCGGGCTTTTGCCTTGTTCAACTTGCAAGAACGTGGAAGACTATTTTTAGAGCCTCAATCGGTCTGCTATGAAGGAATGATTGTAGGTATTCATGCCAGAGATAACGACCTGGTTGTTAATGTCACCAAAGAAAAGCAATTAACCAACATCAGGGCTTCAGGTTCGGATGAAAATATTATCCTGACCCCTCCAGTCAAATTATCTCTTGAGCAAGCGCTTGAATTTATAGATGATGATGAGTTAGTTGAGGTTACCCCGTTATCTATCCGTTTACGTAAAAAATTTCTCAAGGAACACGATAGAAAAAAAGCTTCTCGTACTGCCACCAATGAAGAATAA
- a CDS encoding NAD(P)H-hydrate epimerase produces MKTPIYLVTQFQQLMDLMQNQYQVSCLELMQRSGKAACDFLMYRWPKVKKISIFCGRGDNGGQGYVLAQQAKKMGMNPTVWQVGHQLSKSKPPQMHKEVWHEMSSCHHQGIVLHPYSPEIDLGNPELIVDALFGVGLCGHVRPEIASLLQRLQQFTVPILAIEVPTGINASTGEIAGNALAATATITFLCMKLGLLINDGKIYSGEVAFDDLLAPETIYQQVKGIEEPDLLDNSTGFPKKIWCRNKTQKVWQFSID; encoded by the coding sequence ATGAAAACGCCCATTTATCTTGTAACACAATTTCAACAACTGATGGATTTAATGCAAAACCAATATCAAGTGTCTTGTCTTGAACTGATGCAGCGCTCAGGTAAAGCAGCCTGTGACTTTTTGATGTATCGGTGGCCAAAAGTTAAAAAGATCAGTATTTTTTGTGGCCGTGGCGATAATGGTGGACAAGGCTATGTTTTGGCTCAGCAAGCAAAAAAAATGGGAATGAACCCAACCGTATGGCAAGTAGGACACCAGCTGAGTAAGTCAAAGCCACCTCAAATGCATAAAGAGGTATGGCACGAAATGAGTTCATGCCATCATCAAGGAATTGTTCTACACCCTTATTCGCCTGAAATTGATTTAGGCAATCCTGAATTAATTGTCGACGCCCTTTTTGGCGTAGGGTTATGTGGCCATGTTCGCCCGGAAATAGCCTCTCTTCTTCAACGCCTCCAACAATTCACTGTACCCATCCTGGCCATCGAAGTACCGACAGGAATCAATGCCAGCACAGGTGAAATAGCGGGCAATGCCTTGGCTGCGACAGCAACTATTACTTTCTTGTGTATGAAATTAGGGCTATTAATAAATGATGGTAAAATTTATAGTGGAGAAGTGGCATTCGATGATTTACTGGCACCTGAAACAATTTATCAACAGGTCAAAGGTATAGAAGAGCCCGACTTGCTTGATAATTCTACTGGCTTCCCCAAAAAAATTTGGTGCCGTAATAAAACTCAAAAAGTCTGGCAGTTCAGCATCGACTAA
- the recN gene encoding DNA repair protein RecN — MLTTLRIEHFAIVKQLELDFAQGMTTFTGETGAGKSIMIDALLLALGEKADTSVVRPGEEKCDITAGFCFDESSEPAQWLAEHDIACHDGEIYLRRIIYAEGRSKSYINGQPFPLQKIKELSEKLVHIHGQHQHQTLMQHATHRQQLDRYANNHLLLNEVNTLYKQHQQLVQEIKVLQSQEQQADRIKLLQFQIDELQTLGIREGEVEALHQEHQILHHAKEYLQLSQQINELLNSDEQPNICSGLNHIFQLIQQLPQEQPQIKNAAELINSALIQCEEAITEMQQFADKIQLDPERLQEVETRISSIHQLARKYHLDSKSLQEHEKTLQNELESLQNVESKLAHLHLQLAQIDKAYESAALKLRESRKIHAQKLAQEITSSIQQLGMPRGWIEIEITPLEKMQAHGLDKVEYKVCTNPGMQPDSLNKIASGGELSRISLAIQMITAQQGSTPTLLFDEVDVGIGGSTAALVGKMLRKLGEKLQVFCVTHQPQVAASAHHHFLVTKHSNNNQTFTHISLLKASDKIAEIARMMGGLTITEQTLSHAKELISLSNE; from the coding sequence ATGCTCACAACATTGCGCATTGAACATTTTGCTATTGTTAAACAACTGGAACTGGATTTTGCACAAGGCATGACTACCTTTACAGGGGAAACAGGCGCTGGCAAGTCAATCATGATTGACGCATTACTGCTGGCCCTGGGTGAAAAAGCAGATACTTCCGTAGTTCGCCCCGGCGAAGAAAAATGTGATATCACCGCTGGATTTTGTTTCGATGAATCATCAGAACCCGCTCAATGGTTAGCCGAGCATGATATTGCTTGCCATGATGGTGAAATCTATCTAAGGCGTATTATTTATGCAGAAGGCCGCTCCAAATCTTATATTAATGGCCAACCTTTCCCTTTACAAAAAATAAAGGAGTTAAGTGAAAAACTGGTGCATATCCATGGGCAACACCAGCATCAAACACTCATGCAACATGCGACACATAGACAACAACTTGATCGCTATGCCAATAACCACCTCTTGTTAAATGAAGTCAATACACTCTATAAACAACATCAACAACTAGTACAAGAAATCAAGGTATTACAAAGTCAGGAGCAACAAGCTGACCGAATTAAATTATTGCAATTTCAAATTGATGAATTACAAACGCTGGGCATCCGGGAAGGTGAAGTTGAAGCCTTACATCAAGAGCATCAAATATTGCATCATGCCAAAGAGTATCTACAGTTAAGTCAACAGATCAATGAGCTATTGAATAGTGATGAACAACCGAATATTTGCTCTGGTTTAAATCATATTTTTCAACTGATTCAACAACTTCCTCAAGAACAGCCGCAAATAAAAAATGCCGCCGAGTTAATTAATTCAGCCTTGATTCAATGTGAAGAAGCCATCACTGAAATGCAACAATTCGCAGATAAAATTCAGCTGGATCCGGAAAGATTACAAGAGGTGGAAACCCGAATAAGTTCTATTCATCAATTGGCACGGAAATACCATCTTGATAGCAAATCGCTTCAGGAGCATGAAAAAACGTTACAAAATGAATTGGAGAGTTTGCAAAATGTAGAAAGCAAATTGGCTCATCTCCATTTGCAATTGGCTCAAATCGATAAGGCTTATGAAAGTGCTGCATTAAAATTAAGAGAATCTCGCAAAATTCACGCTCAAAAACTGGCTCAAGAAATAACAAGCAGCATTCAGCAGTTAGGGATGCCTAGAGGCTGGATTGAAATTGAAATCACACCTTTAGAAAAAATGCAAGCTCATGGATTGGATAAGGTGGAATACAAGGTATGTACCAATCCGGGGATGCAACCTGATTCATTGAACAAAATTGCCTCAGGGGGGGAACTATCTCGAATCAGTCTTGCAATACAGATGATCACAGCTCAACAAGGCTCAACACCTACCTTATTATTTGATGAGGTCGATGTGGGCATTGGCGGTTCCACTGCTGCGCTAGTTGGAAAAATGTTGCGAAAACTCGGAGAAAAATTGCAGGTTTTTTGTGTTACCCACCAGCCGCAAGTTGCTGCCTCGGCACACCATCACTTTTTAGTCACCAAACATAGTAATAACAATCAAACTTTTACTCATATTTCATTGCTTAAAGCATCCGATAAAATTGCCGAGATCGCTCGCATGATGGGTGGGCTCACTATAACAGAACAAACACTTTCTCATGCGAAAGAGCTGATATCGCTGAGCAATGAGTGA
- a CDS encoding aldo/keto reductase, with translation MKYRKLGKVGPNVSALGFGCMGLSEFYGKPAHFDDAVKIIRNAHDQYQVNFFDTADIYGKGNNEELVGKAIKPFRNQVILATKCGVVRTDSDDEMSVNNSSAYIRTACEKSLKRLNTDYIDLYYLHRYDYQTPIEEVMRVMHDLIDQGKIGYIGLSETDADTIQTAHAVVKDKLVAVQTEYSLRIREPATAVLGTCRELGICFVAYCPIARGFLSGQINPHLLGKDGFDFRVNVPQFQAENFDQNLGLVNDLEVIGKRIGYTPAQLSLAWLLAQGEDIIPIPGTSNPQHLAENMQAIDILLTSEQMEDLENAYKNNPVAGKRLSKELMAAFHLRE, from the coding sequence ATGAAATATCGCAAATTGGGAAAGGTTGGTCCTAATGTTTCAGCATTGGGTTTTGGGTGCATGGGTTTATCAGAGTTTTATGGCAAACCCGCCCACTTTGATGATGCGGTTAAAATTATTCGCAATGCTCATGACCAATACCAGGTTAATTTCTTTGATACGGCCGATATTTATGGAAAAGGTAACAATGAAGAATTAGTCGGCAAGGCCATAAAACCCTTTCGTAACCAGGTTATACTTGCAACGAAATGTGGAGTAGTAAGAACAGATTCTGATGATGAAATGAGTGTCAATAATTCATCTGCCTATATCAGAACAGCCTGTGAGAAAAGCCTAAAGCGCTTAAATACTGACTACATTGATCTCTATTATTTACATCGTTATGACTATCAAACACCAATTGAAGAAGTAATGAGGGTAATGCATGATCTGATTGACCAGGGAAAAATTGGTTACATCGGATTATCTGAAACTGATGCTGATACCATTCAGACAGCTCATGCGGTAGTCAAGGACAAACTGGTTGCTGTTCAAACTGAATATTCCCTTCGAATTCGGGAGCCGGCGACAGCCGTTTTGGGAACCTGCCGTGAGTTAGGCATTTGTTTTGTTGCCTATTGCCCCATAGCACGTGGTTTCCTCAGTGGTCAGATTAATCCCCATCTTTTAGGGAAGGATGGCTTTGATTTCAGAGTTAATGTTCCACAATTCCAAGCCGAAAATTTTGATCAAAATCTCGGTTTAGTCAATGATCTTGAGGTCATTGGAAAAAGAATAGGTTACACACCAGCACAATTATCATTAGCCTGGCTATTAGCACAAGGAGAAGACATTATTCCTATTCCAGGAACCTCCAATCCACAGCATTTAGCAGAAAACATGCAAGCGATTGATATCCTTCTAACCTCTGAGCAAATGGAGGATTTGGAAAATGCCTACAAAAATAATCCTGTTGCTGGGAAACGATTATCCAAGGAACTGATGGCAGCCTTTCATTTAAGAGAATAA
- a CDS encoding tyrosine protein phosphatase → MSFKGFKVVMLILLSTQSYASQLASSSVCDSTIENPCIVQDSKTQFSPVIRYREVATIADVYGGNISGINKFHLSGSEQPSEKGWEAIAESISRKMGADAKKVIVLDLRQESHGYLNGRAITLVSAYNWINLGKSNSQSTFDQENWLAGLRSRKIVNGVLTVPQYVAKQYSQGKSMVVSTVKNEEYYVYKKGFDYYRIFISDHRAPLDSEVDALVALIKNNPEDTWYHVHCRGGKGRTTTVFAMFDMLKNADKVSFDEIIARQASIPPFYNLTVTNREIPELTPYYEQRLQFLIHFYEFARQSLMGYSGTWSDWKKLNI, encoded by the coding sequence ATGAGCTTTAAAGGATTTAAAGTGGTAATGCTGATATTATTATCAACCCAGAGTTATGCCTCTCAGTTAGCTTCCTCGAGTGTTTGCGATTCAACTATTGAAAATCCATGTATTGTCCAGGACAGTAAAACCCAATTTTCACCTGTCATTAGATATAGAGAGGTTGCAACGATTGCGGATGTTTACGGTGGTAATATCTCTGGGATTAATAAATTTCATTTGTCAGGAAGCGAGCAACCAAGCGAAAAGGGTTGGGAGGCGATTGCCGAGTCGATTTCCAGAAAAATGGGGGCTGATGCAAAAAAAGTCATAGTGCTTGATCTTCGCCAGGAGAGTCATGGTTATCTCAATGGCAGAGCAATTACTTTAGTTAGTGCCTACAACTGGATAAATTTAGGCAAGTCCAATAGCCAGAGTACTTTCGACCAGGAAAACTGGTTAGCTGGCTTAAGATCAAGGAAAATTGTTAACGGTGTTTTAACTGTCCCCCAATATGTAGCCAAACAATATTCTCAAGGTAAATCGATGGTAGTGAGCACTGTAAAAAATGAAGAATATTATGTATATAAAAAAGGATTTGATTATTATCGCATATTCATATCCGATCACCGGGCTCCTTTAGACTCTGAAGTGGATGCGCTTGTCGCACTGATTAAAAATAATCCGGAAGACACCTGGTATCATGTTCATTGCCGGGGCGGAAAAGGCCGTACGACAACTGTTTTTGCCATGTTTGATATGTTGAAGAACGCAGACAAGGTTAGCTTTGATGAAATCATCGCACGACAAGCCTCCATTCCGCCTTTTTATAATTTGACGGTGACGAATCGTGAAATCCCTGAGTTAACTCCTTATTATGAGCAAAGGCTGCAATTTTTGATTCATTTTTATGAATTTGCTCGCCAATCCCTCATGGGATATTCAGGTACCTGGTCGGACTGGAAGAAGCTTAATATCTAG
- the hslO gene encoding Hsp33 family molecular chaperone HslO: MKEADTLQRFIFEHANIRGEIVHIEKTFQNIMNQRDYSPMVKNLLGEALVSCLLLTSSIKFEGNLSLQFQGDERLSLLLVQCDHNLNIRGFAKCAEGLEIADYATAFLQGRMVITISQDSQTQAYQSLIPIQSTSMSENLMTYFAQSEQIATRVWLAVNEEMAAGMLLQLMPGQDTIQREQFWEYAVQLGQTVTEDELLTIDNQTLLYRLYNETELRIFESRATRFQCRCNQEKMKQVIAILGEEEANELIKEKGKIEITCDFCNQKYTFDSIDVTLLFRK, encoded by the coding sequence ATGAAAGAAGCAGACACCTTACAGCGTTTTATTTTTGAACATGCAAATATCCGTGGCGAAATCGTTCATATTGAAAAAACATTTCAAAATATTATGAACCAACGCGATTACTCACCTATGGTAAAAAATCTTTTAGGTGAAGCCTTAGTTTCTTGTTTGCTCCTGACAAGCAGTATTAAATTTGAAGGAAATTTAAGCCTGCAATTTCAAGGTGACGAAAGATTATCCCTATTACTCGTTCAATGCGATCATAATTTAAATATAAGAGGCTTTGCAAAATGTGCAGAGGGTCTTGAAATCGCTGATTACGCGACTGCTTTTCTTCAAGGTCGAATGGTCATTACTATAAGTCAGGACAGCCAAACTCAAGCCTATCAAAGCCTGATACCTATTCAATCCACTTCCATGAGCGAAAATCTGATGACTTATTTTGCCCAATCAGAACAAATTGCTACTCGCGTCTGGTTAGCTGTCAATGAAGAGATGGCTGCAGGTATGCTATTACAACTTATGCCAGGTCAAGATACCATTCAAAGAGAGCAATTTTGGGAATATGCCGTTCAGCTGGGACAAACAGTAACTGAAGATGAATTGTTGACTATAGACAATCAAACACTACTCTATCGTCTTTATAATGAAACGGAATTAAGAATATTCGAGAGTCGTGCTACTCGTTTCCAATGCCGCTGCAATCAGGAGAAAATGAAACAGGTCATTGCCATCCTGGGAGAAGAAGAAGCGAATGAATTAATTAAAGAAAAAGGAAAAATAGAGATCACTTGCGATTTTTGCAATCAAAAATACACTTTTGATTCAATCGACGTTACTTTGCTATTTCGCAAATAA
- a CDS encoding NAD(+) kinase, producing MKQKFKRAILYARQHRANQEVNESLHRLVDFLGTQDIEIFQDTDTAASFELEVPVLPREKMGAKHDLIIVVGGDGSLLSASRMAIKVNAPVIGINRGRLGFLTDILPQDIESHLGPVLNGQYNEEERFLLHTKIYDKENSYFEGDALNDVVLGRGSETHLIEFDVYINQQLVSHYRSDGMILSTPTGSTAYALSAGGPIMHPQLNAIVLVPMFSHSLSSRPLVIDGEAEIELYISKSNETDLRISCDGHESRIVKPGQKVAVKKNGNRLRLLHPLDYHYYDTLRSKLGWESKHQG from the coding sequence ATGAAACAAAAATTTAAACGAGCCATCTTGTATGCCCGCCAACACAGAGCCAATCAGGAAGTGAATGAAAGTTTGCATCGACTGGTTGACTTTTTAGGCACGCAAGACATAGAAATCTTTCAGGACACAGATACTGCGGCCAGTTTTGAATTAGAGGTTCCTGTTTTGCCTAGAGAAAAGATGGGGGCAAAACACGACTTGATCATTGTCGTGGGTGGTGATGGCAGTTTACTTTCTGCCTCACGCATGGCGATAAAAGTTAATGCACCGGTCATCGGGATTAACAGGGGGAGGTTAGGTTTTTTAACGGATATTTTACCCCAGGACATCGAATCCCATTTAGGTCCTGTGCTTAATGGACAATATAATGAAGAAGAACGTTTTTTATTGCATACTAAAATCTATGACAAGGAAAACAGTTATTTTGAAGGTGATGCACTCAATGATGTCGTATTAGGCAGAGGAAGTGAAACGCATTTGATAGAATTTGATGTTTACATCAATCAACAGCTGGTTAGCCACTACCGTTCGGATGGAATGATTTTATCCACTCCAACTGGCTCAACTGCCTACGCCTTGTCTGCAGGAGGACCGATAATGCATCCTCAACTCAATGCTATCGTCTTGGTGCCTATGTTTTCACACAGCCTAAGTTCTCGCCCCCTCGTCATCGATGGGGAAGCAGAAATTGAATTGTATATCAGCAAATCAAATGAAACCGATTTACGTATCAGTTGTGATGGACACGAATCCCGTATAGTGAAGCCGGGACAAAAAGTAGCAGTCAAAAAAAATGGTAACCGATTGCGTTTGTTACACCCTCTTGATTATCATTATTATGATACATTACGAAGCAAGCTTGGTTGGGAATCAAAGCATCAGGGATAA